The genomic window GCAGCTCTTCGATCTCGTCCTTGGCGTCCTCGGCGGCCTTGCGGCCCACCTCGGGGTCGGCGCCGGCGCCCAGGCCACGGGTGGAGTCACGGCCCACGTCGAGCTTGACGTCGGCGTCGCTCATCAACAACGCCTGCGCGTCGGTGTTGATGGCGATGAACTCCACGCCCTTGAGGCCCTGTTCGATCATCCGGTTCACGGCGTTGACGCCGCCGCCACCGATGCCCACGACCTTGATGACGGCGAGGTAGTTGTGTGGGGGGGTCATCATTCGTCTTCCTCCCTGAAGGGACTTGGTTCCGGCTGCGGTGTGTCCCCTTGCAAAAGTCTCAACCTCAACCATAGAGTTAGAGTTATGTCAAGTAGTTCCGCGTAACCAGAACCGTATGGGTACGACGGTGGCTAACCGCGCAGGCGCGCCGACGCGCGTTGCGCATTTTTTCTTGTGCGCCAATTCGGCGGCGAGTGTGCGGCTGGCTTCACGTTGGGCGCCGAATGCGCGGCTGGCCGCACATTCGGCGAGCCTGCTGCGCTACTTGACCGTCGGCAGGTCGGGGCTCGACACGTCGTAGGTGCGTCCGGGCTGCGTGAGCAGGGCCGCCAGCTTCTCGGCTTTCTCTTTGGCCCGGTCGGTGGTCCCCCAGATCACCAGTCGCCCGTCGGAGAGGGTGAGGGTGATCGAGGACACCGACGGGGCGGCGATGCGGCCCACCTGTCCGGACACCTCGGGCGGCAACGCGGCCAGCACCTGCAGCGCGGCCAGGGTGGGCGGGTCGGTGGGGCCGGGGTTGTCGACGTCGATGTAGGGCAGCGCCGGTGGCGGCGGATCGGTGGCGAAGTCCACGCCGTCGTGGTCGAACAGGTGCGGGCCGTCGGGAAAGTCCTTGACCACCACCGGGACTCGCTCGACGATGGTGATCCGCAGCGCCGAAGGATATTGGCGCTGCACCCGCGCGCTGGCCACCCGCCGGATGGCCGCGACCCGGTCGGCCACCTGGTCGGTGTTGATCTGCAGCAGGGGCGTGCCCGGGCGCACCCGGGCGGCGTCGAGGACCTCCTCGCGGCTCACCGTGCCGATTCCGGTGACGACGATATTGCGGGCCGACATTGCCGGGGTGAAATACAGGATGAGCGCCAGGGCGATGCCCAGGACGGCCAACAGGATCGAGCCGAGCAGCATCCTCAGGCCGCGCACCACGCCGCGGCGCACAGGTTTGGGCTCGGCGAGGACCTGCCCCTGGACCTTTCGTTTGGCTTCGCGGCGGGCGTGCTCAATGGCGGTGGCGCGAGCCTGGGCGGCGCGCCGCTCCGCGCGTTCCCGACGGGCGCGCCGGCGCGGGCCCTCGAAGTCGTCCTTTTCCTCTTCAGACTCTTGGGGGTCTGCCCGGGGCGTCGCGATGATCGGTTCGGTGGCCGCGGTGTCGTCGCCGACCAGGTCGGTCGGCGGCCCGTCGTGGGGTTCGGCCCCTGCCGACGTCACGACGCGCCCCCGGGCGTGCTGCGGTTGCCCCGCACCCGTAGCGCGGTGATGATCTCGGGTCCGAGCAGAGTCACGTCACCGGCGCCCATGGTGATGATGACGTCGCCCGGGCCCGCCGCGGCGGCCACCTGCGCGGGCACCGCGGAGAGATCCGGCAGATAGCGCACCGGAACGCTGACGTGCTCGGCGACGCTGGCACCGCTGATACCGGCCAGCGGTTGTTCCCGGGCGCCGTAGACGTCGAGCACGAACACCTCGTCGGCGGCGTTCAGCGCGCGACCGAACTCCGCGGCGAAAGCCTTTGTCCGCGAATACAAATGGGGCTGGAAGACCACCAGTGAGCGACCGCCGCCCTGGTCGAGTACGGTGCGCGCGGCGGCCAGCGTCGCGCTGATCTCGGTCGGGTGGTGTGCGTAGTCGTCGAAGACGCGCACCGAGCCCCGGCCGACTCGCGCGGTGCCGACCAATTCGAATCGCCGGCGCACTCCCTCGAAGCCGGCCAAACCGTCGAGCACTTCGTCGACGCCGGCGCCGATTTCGAGCGCGGCCAGCAGCGCACCCAGGGCGTTGAGGGCCATGTGGCGCCCGGGCACCGACAGCCGCATCACCCGCGGCCGGGCCTCGTCGCGCAACTGGATGTGGGCGACGGCCTCGGTGCCGCGCTGTTCCCAATTCACCAGCGCGCCGGCCAGCGGTTCACCCGGTTGGTCCGGCGCAGATCCGTACCGCAACACCCGGATGCCCAGTTCGGCGGTGCGCTCGGCGAGCGCGGCCGCCCCCGGGTCGTCGATGCACGCCACCAGGGCACCACCCGGCGCCAACCGCTCCACGAAGGCGTCGAACACGCCGACGTAGGCCTCGGTGCTGCCGTAGAAGTCCAGGTGATCGGCTTCGATGTTGGTGACCACGGCAACGTTGGGCGTGTATTCCAGCAGTGAGCCGTCGCTTTCGTCGGCTTCGGCGACGAAGCTGTCCCCGCTGCCGTGATGGGCGTTGGTGCCCGCCTCCCCCAACTCGCCGCCCACCGCGAAGGACGGGTCACGCCCGCAGTGCTGCAGCGCCACAATCAGCATCGACGTCGTCGAGGTCTTGCCGTGGGTACCGGTGACCATCAAAGTGGTGCGCCCGGCCATCAGTTTGGCGAGCACCACCGGGCGCAGGATCACCGGGACGCCGCGGCGGCGGGCTTCGACGAGTTCGGGGTTGGTCTTGGGGATCGCGGCGTGGGTGGTGATGACCGCGGTGGGACCACCGGGCAACAGATCCAAGGACGCCGCGTCGTGCCCGATCCGGATCTGTGCGCCGCGGGCGCGCAGCGCGTGCACCCCGCGCGACTCCTTGGCGTCTGAACCCGAGACCAGCGCACCGCGGTCCAGCAGGATGCGGGCGATACCGGACATGCCGGCACCGCCGATGCCGACCATGTGCACCCGCTGCAGCTCCGGGGGAAGCTGCTCGGCGCTCACGGCAGTCTCCCGGCCCGGGCCGCGTGGGCGATGTCCAGCGCCGCCTGAGCCACCTGGCGGGCCGCGTTCGGGTGACCGACCTGGGCGGCGGCCGTGGTCATCGCCGCCAGCCGCGGGGGGTCGGTGAGCAGGGCGGCGGCTTCCCGAGCCACCAACTGCGGCGTCAACTCCGCATCGGGGACGATCAGGCCCCCGCCCGCGTTGACTACGGGCAAGGCGTTGAGCCGCTGTTCGCCGTTGCCGATGGGCAGCGGGACGTAGATGGCCGGCAGCCCGACCGCCGACACCTCGGCGACCGTCATCGCGCCTGACCGGCAGATCGCCAGGTCGGCCGCGGCGTAGGCCAGGTCCATCCGGTCCAGGTAAGGCACCGCCACATAGGGCGGGTCCCCGGGCTCGGGTGTGCGTAGTTCCAACACGTTCTTGGGCCCGTGGGCGTGCAGCACCGACACACCGGCGGCGGCCAGCGCGGCGGCCGCGCCGGACACCGCCCGGTTGAGCGAGACCGCGCCCTGCGAGCCGCCGAACACCAGCAGCACCCGCGCGTCCGGGGGGAAGCCGAAGTAGGCGCGGGCTTGCGCGCGCAGGGCCGCGCGATCGAGCGTGGTGATGGCGTCGCGGACCGGTATTCCGACCACCTCGGCGCCCCGCAGCCCCGACCCCGGGACCGCGGACAGGATCCGGTCGGCGCTGCGGGCGCCGACCCGGTTGGCCAGCCCGGCGCGGGCGTTGGCTTCGTGGATGACCACCGGGATTCGGCGTCGCCGCCTGGGCAGGGTGGGCGTCGCGCGGGAGGCCAGGTACGCGGGCAGGGCGACATATCCGCCGAAACCGATGACGACGTCGGCGGCGACGTCGTCGAGCACCGTGCGGGTTTCGCGGACGGCGCGCCATACCCGCGGCGGCAGTCTGGCCAGGTCGCCGCTGAGTTTGCGGGGCAGCGGCACGGGGGTGATCAGTTCCAGGTGGTATCCCCGCTCGGGCACCAGCCGCGTCTCCAGTCCGCGCGGGGTTCCCAGCGCGGTGATCCGGACCTGCGGGTCGAGGGCGCGCAGGGCGTCGGCGACCGCCATCGCCGGTTCCACGTGCCCGGCGGTGCCGCCGCCGGCCAGTACCACCGAGAACGCAGCACCGGCGGGCAGGGGGTGTGCCCCCGACCCGCCGGCCGGTTTCCTAACCGAGTCGCTCACCCGTAACGCTGACCTTCCAGTGCGCGGACGCGCTGTGTACGGCGCTGGCCGGCGTACCGCTGGCCAGATCCATGATGCCTGTCCCGCGAGCGGACGCTGCCCCCGGATCTGGGCGCGGGCTTGCGGGCCGGTTGCTTGGCGGGCTTGCGCGGGGCCGGTCGTTTGCTTCCTTGCGACGGCGGGCGCTTGCGGTCGCGGAACGTCTCGATCCGGCTGGGCACATACGGCTCGGGCAGCGGCAGGCGCAGCAGCCGGTTGACCTTGTCGTCGCGCCCGGCGCGCAGCGCGGCCACCGCCTCCGGCTCGTGCCGGGCCGCGTTGGCCATGATGCCGATCATGAACAGGGTTGTGGCCGTTGATGTTCCACCCGCCGAGATGAGCGGCAGCTGCAAGCCGGTCACCGGCAGCACCCCGATGACGTAGCCGATGTTGATGAACGCCTGACCCAACACCCACAGCGTGGTGGTGGCGGTCAGCAGCCGCAGGAACGGGTCGGCCGACCGCCGGGCGATCCGCATCCCGGTGTAGGCGAACAGGCCGAACAGCCCCAGCAGGCCCAGCGCGCCGATCATGCCCAGCTCCTCGCCGATGATCGCGAAGATGAAGTCGTTGTGCGCGTTGGGCAGATAGTTCCACTTGGCCACGCCCTGGCCCAGGCCGTCCCCGAAGATGCCGCCGTGGGCCAGCGCGAATTTGGCCTGCCGCGCCTGGTAGCCGGTGTCCATCGGGTCGTTGTCGGGGTCGAGCCAGGAACGCACCCGATCCGACCGGTAGCCCGCGGACATGGCCAGCACCCCGCCGGCGATGACGACGGCCACCAGCGAACTGCCGAAGACACGCAAGGGCAACCCGGCGTACCACAACAGGCCCAGCAAGATGATGCCCAGCGACACCGTCTGCCCCAGGTCAGGCTGAGCGACGATCAACGCCAGCGAGATCAGCGCGGCGGGAACCAGCGGAATCAGCATCTCGCGCAGCGACGCGCGTTCCAGCCGGCGCGCGGCCAGCAGATGGGCCCCCCAGATGGCGAACGCGATCTTGGTCAACTCCGACGGCTGCATGGAAAAGCCGGCGACGACGAACCACTTCCGCGAGCCGTTGGCCAGGTTGCCGATGCCCGGGATGAGCACCAGCACCAGCAGCACCACGGTGATCGCGTAGCTGCTGAACGCGATGCGCCGGATGAACCGGATCGACATCCGCAGCGACGCGTAGCACCCGATGAGCCCGATCACCGTCCACAGCACCTGCTTGCCGAAGATCACCCACGGCGACCCGTCGGCGCCGTAGGAACGCACCCCCGACGCCGACAGCACCATGATCAAGCCGAGCGAGGTCAGCAGCGCCGCGACGGCGATGATCAGGTGAAACGACGTCATGGGCCGGCCCAGCCAGGCGCCGAACCGGGTGCGCGGACCGCCCGGTTCGTAGTCGGCAAAGCCGGTCTCGGGCTTGGCCGCCGTCGGCGCGCCGGTGTCGGGCGCGTCCGGTTCGGAGGTCTCGGCCCGGGGTTCGTCGGTGACGACGTCCTCCGCCGGTGCGGTGCTGTCGTTTCGCTTGCCCCGGCGCGTCAGCCGGGTCCATCCCATACCCACGCCCCTAGACCGCGGCCCGAACCGCGGCGGCGAAGGCCTCGCCACGGTCGGCGTATCCGGTGAATTGGTCGAACGAGGCACCGGCCGGCGCCAGCAGCACCGTGTCACCGGGGTGGGCGAGTTGCCGGGCCGCGGCCACCGCCGCGGTCATCACGCGAGAGCCGATGGACTCACCGAGAGCGGTGTCGACTTGTGTCACAGAATTAACAGGAGCCTCAGCTGTCGCATTCATCTCATCATCCTCGCCTGTAACAACGTGGACGACGGGAACTTGGCGCGCGTGTCGTGATAACGCCTCGGCAAACTCGGCTCGATCCCGGCCGATCAGCACCGCGCCGGCCAGCCGCGGCGCCATGCGGGCGACTTCGGCGTCGATGGATGCGCCCTTGAGCAGGCCACCGGCCACCCAGACCACCCGGGGATACGCCAGCACCGAGGCGAGGGCGGCGTGCGGATTGGTGGCTTTGGAGTCGTCAACGTAGGTAACGCCGTCGACGACGGCGACGACTTCGGAGCGATGCCGGCCTACTTGGAAGGAGCCGACCGCGGCCGCGATCGCCTCGGCAGGCACCCCGACGCAGCGGGCCAGCGCTGCTGCGGCCAGGGTGTCGAGCACTCCGACCGGGCCCGGCACCGGTATGGACGCGGCCGGCAGCAACGTCAGGTCGTCGGCGAAGGCGCGGTCGACCAGCTGGCCCGCGCGCACGCCGAGCTCGCCGGCGGCAGGTTCGCCGAGCCGGAAACCCACCCGCACCGGCGCCGGCGCGGTGCCCAGCAGCGCGGCCGCGCGGTCGTCGTCCAGTCCGGCCACCGCGACCCGGCCGGTCAGCGCCCGCGCTTTGGCCGCGGTGTAGGCGGCCATCGTGCCGTGCCAATCCAGGTGGTCTTCGGCGATGTTGAGCACCACCCCGCCCTCGGGCCGCAATGACGGCGCCCAGAACAGCTGGAAGCTGGACAACTCCACCGCCAGCAGTTCGGCGGGCTGGTCCAGCACGTCGAGCACCGGGCTGCCGATGTTGCCGCACAGCACGCTGCTGCGCCCACCGGCCACCAACATGGCATGCAGCATCGAGGTCGTCGTGGTCTTGCCGTTGGTGCCGGTGACCACCAACCAGCGCCGCGGCGGGCCGTAGCAACCGGCAACGTCCAGGCGCCAGGCCAGCTCGACGTCACCCCAGATCGGCACGCCGGCCTCAGCGGCGGCGGCCAGCACCGGGGTGGTGGGCTGAAAGCCCGGACTGGTCACCACCAGCGCATAGTCGGCGATCTGCTGCACCGCCTGCGCCGGGCTCAGCGTCGTCACCCCGCTCTCGGCGTAGGGACTGAGCATGGCCGGGTCGTCGTCGCAGACGGTGGGGACGGCACCGAAGCGGGTCAGCGCCGCCAGGACCGCCCGGCCGGTCACCCGGCCGCCGGCGATCAGCACGGGCGCACCGGGCGCCAGCGGGTCGAGCACGTCAGGCCCCGAGGGTGGCGAGCCACTCGCCGTAGAACAAGGCCACCCCGAGCCCGCAGCTGATCGCGGTGAGCAGCCAGAAGCGGATGATGACGGTCGTTTCGGCCCAGCCACTCAACTCGAAGTGATGGTGAAACGGCGCCATCCGGAACACGCGGCGCCCGGTGGTGCGGAAGGCCAGGATCTGCAGCACCACCGAGGTGATCTCGGCGACGAACAGCGAGCCCAGCACGACGGCCAGGACTTCGGTGCGGCTGGTGACCGACAATCCCGCGATGATGCCGCCCAGCGCCAGCGACCCGGTGTCGCCCATGAAGATCTTCGCCGGTGCGGCATTCCACCACAGAAAGCCGATGCAAGCGCCGGCGGTGGCCGCGGCGATCAGCGCCAAATCCAGCGGGTCCCGCACGTTGTAGCAACCCAGACCCGGGGCGGTGACGCACGCGTTGCGGTATTGCCAGAAGGTGATCAGCACGTAGGCGGCGGTGACCATGGCCATGCAGCCCGCGGCCAGCCCGTCCAGGCCGTCGGTGAAGTTGACCGCGTTGGACCAGGCGCTGACGACCAGCACGCAGAACAGCACGAACAGCCCCGGCGCCAGGGTGACCGTGGCGATCTCCCGGACGTAGGACAGGTCCGGGCTGCCCGGGGTCAGGCCGGCGTAGTTGCGGAACTGCAATACCAGCACCGCGAACAGCACCGCCGCGGTGATCTGTCCGACCGTCTTGGCCGTCTTGTTCAGCCCCAGGTTGCGCGAGCGGCGGATCTTAATCAGGTCGTCGATGAACCCGACCCCGCCCAAGGCGGTGGCCAGGCCCAGCACCAGCAGACCGGACGCGGAGATGCCTTCGCCGTCGAAGGCCAGTCCGGCCAGGTGCGTGCCCAGGTAACCCGCCCAGATCCCGGCCAAGATCGCCACGCCACCCATCGACGGCGTGCCGCGCTTGCCGTGGTGGGTGGGCGGCCCGTCCTCGCGGATCTCGTGGCCGAATCCCTGCTTGGTGAACAGCCGGATCAGCGCCGGGGTCAGCAGGATCGACACGGTCACCGCGATCGCGACGGCGATCAGGATCTGTCTCATGGCCGCGCGGCTCCCTCGTCGGCGACCAGCGCGTCGGCCAGCGCGCCCAATCCGGCGGCGTTGGACGCCTTGACCAGCACGACGTCGCCTGGGTGCAGCTCGGAGCGCAGCAGGGTCAGGGCGGCGTCGGCGTCGGGCACGGTGACGGTCTCAGCTCCCCACGAGCCTTCCATGACCGCGCCGTGGTGCATGGCGCTCATCGACCTCCCAGTTCCCACGACAACGAGTCGTGACACATCTAAGCGCACCGCGAGCCGGCCGATGCGATCGTGCTCGGTTATCGCGTCGTCGCCCAGCTCGGCCATTTCCCCCAGCACCGCCCAACTGCGCCGCTGCTCGGGGCCGTCGTGGGCGATCCAGGCCAACGCCTGCAGCCCGGCCCGCATGGAATCGGGGTTGGCGTTGTAAGCGTCGTCGATCACCGTCACCCCGTCGGCGCGGGTGGTCACCTGCATCCGGTGCCGCGATACCGGACCGGCGGTGGCCAACGCGTCGGCCACCTGTTGCATGGTGGCTCCGCATTCCAAGGCGACCGCGGCCGCGCACATGGCATTGGTGACTTGGTGATCGCCGTAGACGCCGAGCTGGATGTCGGCTGCGGCGTTGGTGGTGTGCAGCGTGAAGCGGGGGCGGGCCAGTGCGTCCAGGCTGACCGGCCCGGCCCAGACGTCGCTGGGACCGCTGCCGGTCGCCTCGCCCCGGCTGACTCTGAGCACCCGCGCCCGCGTCACCTCGGCCATCGCGGCCACCGCCGGGTCGTCGGCGTTGAGAATGACCACGCCCGAGGGCGGAACCGATTGCGGCAGTTCGGATTTCGTCTTGGCGATGGCCTCGCGGGAACCGAACTCGCCCAGGTGCGCGGTGCCGACGTTGAGCACCACTCCGATGGCCGGCTGCGCGATGTCGGCCAGCGCGGCGATGTTGCCGGGGTGACGTGCCGACATCTCCAGGATGAGGTAGTCGGTGTCGCGGGTGGCCCGCAGCACCGTCCAGGGATGGCCCAGCTCGTTGTTGAACGATCCTGGTGGGGCCACCACCTGGCCCAGCGGTTGGAGCACGGCGGCGACCAGGTCTTTGGTCGAGGTCTTGCCGGAGGATCCGGTGATGCCGATGATGGTCAGCCCGCCGGCCACCAGGTCAGCGGCGACCGCCTTGGCCAGTTTGGCCAGCGCGGCCAGCACCGCCGCCCCCGATCCGTCGGTGTCGTGTTCGAGCACTCCGGCCCGCCCGTCCTGGGCCGTTCGCGGCCGGACCACGATCGCCGGAACCCCGACCGGTCGGGCCGCCAGCACCGCAACGGCACCGGCCGCGACCGCCGCCGCGGCGTGGTCATGCCCATCGGAGCGGGCACCGGGCAGCGCCAGGAACAGGCCGCCCGGGCCGACGGCGCGCGAGTCGAATTCGACCGTGCCGGTGACGTGGCGCTGCGCGGCCTCTGCGGCGGAGATGTCGGCCAATTCCCCACCCACGATGTCGGCGATCTCGGCGACCGTCAGGTCGATCACGCGCGTTCCTCCAGCGCCTTGGCCAGCTCGACCCGGTCGTCAAACGGCCGCACTTCCTGCGCGCTGCGCTGGCCGGTCTCGTGGCCTTTGCCGGCGATCAGCACCACGTCACCCGGTCCGGCCCAGGCGACGGCGTGCCGGATCGCCGCCGCGCGATCGGCGATCTCGACCACCTGCGCGGCACCGCCGACCTCGCGCGCCCCGGTGAGGATCTCGCGCCGGATGGCGGCCGGATCCTCGCCGCGCGGGTTGTCGTCGGTGACGACGACGAGGTCGGCCAGTTCGGCGGCGACGGCCCCCATCGGGGCGCGCTTGCCCGGGTCGCGTTCGCCGCCGGCGCCGAACACCACCGCCAGCCGGCGTCCCGGCTGCGCCAAGGCGGTCAGCACCGCCCGCAGCGCGCCCGGTTTGTGCGCGTAATCGACCAGCGCCAGAAAGTCCTGACCGCGGTCGACGTCTTCCATCCGCCCGGGGACGCGGGTCTCGCGCAGGCCCGGCGACGCCTGCTCCGCGGTGACCCCGACGGCATCCAGGATGGCCAGCGCGACCAGGCAGTTCGCCACGTTGTAGCGGCCCGGGAGCCGGATGCCCACCCGGTGCCGGTCGCCGGCGGGGTCCACGACGGTGAATTCGTGCCCGCCGGCTCCCACCGGCGCCAGGTCCATGGCGCGCCAGTGCGCGGGCTGGTCGGTGGTGCTGACGGTGATGGCGTCACCGGCCCGGGCGGCCATGGCGCGGCCCCACTCGTCGTCGATGCACACCACCGCGGTTCGAGCGCGCAACGGCGACCGCGGATCGAAGAGCAGCGCCTTCGCCTCGAAGTAGTCGTCCATGGTCGGGTGGAAGTCGAGGTGGTCGCGCGAGAGGTTGGTGAAGCCGCCGACCGCGAATTCGGTGCCGTCCACGCGGCCCAGGGCGAGCGCGTGACTGGACACTTCCATGACCACGGTGTCCACGCCGCGCTCGGCCATGGCGGCGAGCATGGCCTGCAGCGCGGGCGCCTCGGGGGTGGTCAGGGCGCTGGGGATGTCGGCGCCGTCGATGCGGATGCCGATGGTGCCGGCCAGGCCGGCGACCCGCCCGCCCGCCCGTAGCCCGGCCTCGACCAGGTATGTCGTCGTGGTTTTGCCAGAGGTGCCGGTGATGCCGACGACCGCGAGGCGCTGCGACGGGTTCCCGTAGACGGTGGCGGCCAGGCCGCCGAGCACCCGGCGCGGCGTCGGGTGGACCAGCACCGGAACGGCGTGGCGGTGCGCCGCCATCGCGGCCACGCCGGCGGCGTCGGTGAGCACGGCGACCGCACCGCGTCGAATCGCCTCGCCGACATGCCGGGCGCCGTGGGTGGTGGAGCCGGGCAGCGCCGCGAACAGGTCTCCGGTTTGCACGTCCTGACCGCGCAGCGTGACGCCGGTGACCCGCACGTCCGGGTGATCAGGACCGTCGGCCGGTACCGCGCCGACCTGAGCGGCCAGTGCGGCCAGCGGCACGCCCGCCCCGACGGTAGGGCGCAATCCCATGGACACCGACGCCACTTCTGCCACCACCTCCGTCCGACGCTGAGCTGCCGCCATGATCAGCCATGACACCCTACCCAGACGGAGGAGGCTCGGGTGTTTCCCGCGCCTGGTGCCGGTTGCGCCCCAGGGCCTACATCGCCTGCAAAGTCAGCGGCGGCCCGGGATCGGGTGAGAGCGGCACGTTCTCACGTTGCATCAGCCAGCCCGCGATGTTGTGGAACAGCGGGGCGGCGGAGTGGCCGGGGGTGCCGTCAGCGTTGCGCTCGGGGTTGTCCAGCATCAGCCCGATCACGTAGCGGGGATTGTCGACGGTGGCCATGCCGGCGAAGGTGATCCAGTAGACGTCGTCGAAGTAGCAGCCGCAGCCGGGGTTGATCTGCTGAGCGGTGCCGGTTTTGCCGGCCATCTGGTAGCCGGGCACCGAGGCGGCCGGCCCGGTGCCCTGCTGGTAGCCCATCGGGTCGTTCTGCACGACGGCGCGCAGCATTTGGCGCACGGTCTGGGCGGTCTGCGCCGACACCACGCGCACCCCGTCGGGACGCGGTTCTTCGGTCCGGGTGCCGTCGGGGGCGACGGTGGCCTTGATGATGCGCGGCGGAATGCGCACCCCGTCATTGGCGATGGCTTGGTACATGCCGGCCATCTGCAGCAGGGTCATCGAAAGGCCCTGCCCGATGGGCAGGTTGGAGAAGGTGCTGCCCGACCACTGGTCGATCGGCGGGACCAGGCCGGAGCTTTCACCAGGCAGCCCGACGCCTGTGCGCTGACCCAATCCGAACTTGCGGACCATGTCGTAGAAGCGTTCCGGGCCGACGCGCTGGGCCAGCATCAGCGTGCCGACGTTGGACGACTTCCCGAACACGCCGGTGGTGGTGTAGGGCATCACGCCGTGGTTCCAGGCGTCGTGCACGGTGACCCCGCCCATCTGCAGCGTGCCCGGCACCTGCAGCACTTCGTCGGGGTTGGACAGGCCGTACTCGATGACCGAGGACGCGGTGATGACCTTGTTGACCGAACCCGGTTCGAACGGCGAGGACACCGGCAGGTTCCCCAGCTGCTTGTCCGACTGGCGGCCGATGTCCTGCGACGGATCGAAGGTGTTGTCGTTGGCCATCGCCAGCACTTCACCGGTCTTGGCGTCCAGCACGACGGCTGAGACGTTGTGCGCCCCGGACAGGTTCCTGGCCTGCTGCACCTGCTGCTGCACGTAGAACTGGATGTCGTTGTCCAAAGTGAGCTGGACGGTGGAGCCGTCCACCGCCCGGTGCCGGTTGCGGTAGCTGCCGGGGATGACGACGCCGTCCGAGCCGCGGTCGTAGGTCACCGAGCCGTCGGTGCCGGCCAGCATCGCGTCCATCGAGTCCTCGAGGCCGAGCAGTCCGTGGCCGTCCCAGTCGATGCCGCCGATGATGTTGGCCGCCAGCGCGCCGCCCGGATACTGACGCAGGTCCTGCCGCTCGGAACCGACTTCGGGGTACTTGTCGGAAATGGCGTTGGCGACGGCTGGGTCGACGGAGCGGGCCAGGTAGACGAACGTCTCGTTGCTGTCGAGCTTTTTATACAGCGTCGCCGCGTCGGGCTTGTTGTTCAGCCGGGCGGCGACCTCCTTCGCGATGTCCTTGAGCCGCTGCTGCGGGTCCGGCGCCCGCGACGACTTCTTCCTGGCCTCTTCCAGCTGCTGGCGCACCCGCTTGGGCTGGAAGGTCAGGGCGCGGGCTTCGATGGTGAAGGCCAGGCGGTCGTTGTGGCGGTCGACGATGGCGCCGCGAACCGCCCGTTGGACGTCGGTGACCTTGAGCTGACCGGCCGCCTGGGCACGCAGCTCGGCGGCGTTGGACACCTGCAGGAAGAACAGCTGGACCGCGGCCACCAGGATCAGCGCGAAGATCACCGCGTTGCCGGCGCGGTGCCGGAAGACGAACGACGCGCCGCGCGAGGCCGCCACTTCCACCGCCTGGCGGGTGCGCCGCTCGCGCGCCGAGTGGCCCGAGGGGGCGGGTTCGGACTTACGTGTCCGCTTGGCCTTGCGAACGTCCTTGGCCGGTGCCGGCGCGCCGCGCCGCGATCGCGTCGGGCGGGGCTGGCGCGAGTCGCCCCGGCTCACCGCTGCGCTCCCGGGACCACCGGCACGGTGACCGGCCCGAACTGCTCGCCGGTCGGCGGCACCGGCGCGGGAGCCAGCGCGGGCACCGGCGGCATGACCAGGCCCGGCGGCATGGCGCCCGCTTGCAGCGGCAGGGGCACCTCAGCCGGTCCCGGAACGGGCTGTCCCGGCACCGGCGGCACCACCTGCGGCACCGTCAGCTGGCCGGGCTGCTGTCCCGGGAGTTGACCGGGGAAGGGTTGGGCGCCGCCCAGCGTCGTGGAGCCGTCCGGGTTACGCGGTAACAGCTGCGGCCCGGCACGGCCCGGCGGGGGCGGGTCGTTGGGGCCCGGCATGACGCGGACCGGCACTTCGGGGGGTGCCACGGGCGGCTTGGGCGGTGGCGGCGGACCTTCTTCGGGCAGCTTGGTGTTCAGCGGCGGCGGGGGCACGCCGTCGGCCGGCTTGGGCGTCCCCACCACCACCCAGTTGCC from Mycobacterium kubicae includes these protein-coding regions:
- a CDS encoding cell division protein FtsQ/DivIB; protein product: MVGDDTAATEPIIATPRADPQESEEEKDDFEGPRRRARRERAERRAAQARATAIEHARREAKRKVQGQVLAEPKPVRRGVVRGLRMLLGSILLAVLGIALALILYFTPAMSARNIVVTGIGTVSREEVLDAARVRPGTPLLQINTDQVADRVAAIRRVASARVQRQYPSALRITIVERVPVVVKDFPDGPHLFDHDGVDFATDPPPPALPYIDVDNPGPTDPPTLAALQVLAALPPEVSGQVGRIAAPSVSSITLTLSDGRLVIWGTTDRAKEKAEKLAALLTQPGRTYDVSSPDLPTVK
- the murC gene encoding UDP-N-acetylmuramate--L-alanine ligase, whose amino-acid sequence is MSAEQLPPELQRVHMVGIGGAGMSGIARILLDRGALVSGSDAKESRGVHALRARGAQIRIGHDAASLDLLPGGPTAVITTHAAIPKTNPELVEARRRGVPVILRPVVLAKLMAGRTTLMVTGTHGKTSTTSMLIVALQHCGRDPSFAVGGELGEAGTNAHHGSGDSFVAEADESDGSLLEYTPNVAVVTNIEADHLDFYGSTEAYVGVFDAFVERLAPGGALVACIDDPGAAALAERTAELGIRVLRYGSAPDQPGEPLAGALVNWEQRGTEAVAHIQLRDEARPRVMRLSVPGRHMALNALGALLAALEIGAGVDEVLDGLAGFEGVRRRFELVGTARVGRGSVRVFDDYAHHPTEISATLAAARTVLDQGGGRSLVVFQPHLYSRTKAFAAEFGRALNAADEVFVLDVYGAREQPLAGISGASVAEHVSVPVRYLPDLSAVPAQVAAAAGPGDVIITMGAGDVTLLGPEIITALRVRGNRSTPGGAS
- the murG gene encoding undecaprenyldiphospho-muramoylpentapeptide beta-N-acetylglucosaminyltransferase; this translates as MSDSVRKPAGGSGAHPLPAGAAFSVVLAGGGTAGHVEPAMAVADALRALDPQVRITALGTPRGLETRLVPERGYHLELITPVPLPRKLSGDLARLPPRVWRAVRETRTVLDDVAADVVIGFGGYVALPAYLASRATPTLPRRRRRIPVVIHEANARAGLANRVGARSADRILSAVPGSGLRGAEVVGIPVRDAITTLDRAALRAQARAYFGFPPDARVLLVFGGSQGAVSLNRAVSGAAAALAAAGVSVLHAHGPKNVLELRTPEPGDPPYVAVPYLDRMDLAYAAADLAICRSGAMTVAEVSAVGLPAIYVPLPIGNGEQRLNALPVVNAGGGLIVPDAELTPQLVAREAAALLTDPPRLAAMTTAAAQVGHPNAARQVAQAALDIAHAARAGRLP
- the ftsW gene encoding putative lipid II flippase FtsW, with the protein product MGMGWTRLTRRGKRNDSTAPAEDVVTDEPRAETSEPDAPDTGAPTAAKPETGFADYEPGGPRTRFGAWLGRPMTSFHLIIAVAALLTSLGLIMVLSASGVRSYGADGSPWVIFGKQVLWTVIGLIGCYASLRMSIRFIRRIAFSSYAITVVLLVLVLIPGIGNLANGSRKWFVVAGFSMQPSELTKIAFAIWGAHLLAARRLERASLREMLIPLVPAALISLALIVAQPDLGQTVSLGIILLGLLWYAGLPLRVFGSSLVAVVIAGGVLAMSAGYRSDRVRSWLDPDNDPMDTGYQARQAKFALAHGGIFGDGLGQGVAKWNYLPNAHNDFIFAIIGEELGMIGALGLLGLFGLFAYTGMRIARRSADPFLRLLTATTTLWVLGQAFINIGYVIGVLPVTGLQLPLISAGGTSTATTLFMIGIMANAARHEPEAVAALRAGRDDKVNRLLRLPLPEPYVPSRIETFRDRKRPPSQGSKRPAPRKPAKQPARKPAPRSGGSVRSRDRHHGSGQRYAGQRRTQRVRALEGQRYG